A section of the Acropora muricata isolate sample 2 chromosome 4, ASM3666990v1, whole genome shotgun sequence genome encodes:
- the LOC136914724 gene encoding cytoplasmic polyadenylation element-binding protein 2-like, with protein MADFGHTTRSLSPVEYNHSDSRTASLFFPGNFKENHSDNKNFKNGTCEDCLEESPKSKAISTQENPALEQTKLNFSREAENSMFHDFGTSTTFWSPANVEDVFVQSAIPQPVNGIHLQSNTPVITQRGRMNGPNNITTTMNHQPRRPVPLNSPFITQTKSVPTMSSLGGWNQQTQSVSGWPSQQHNSWGNRHSNHAINAINFPHGRSSRPSSLTLPSSSRRNHRPNHALMPHSRSAISTQSITQGLQSLSLSRQPVDGTILDDISSLGNSHGQNSELSNSLYPFQDSMKFPSLETRLLDIIRSPSDPPDSLSAFKYHLQKKGLSHAGDQIVPSIWNCSPTADLPDHIERYSRKVFVGGLPPDIDEDEIHASFCRFGSLTVDWPHKAESKSYFPPKGYAFLLYLEEQSVQKLIDACFQQDDKLYLCVSSPTIKDKPVQIRPWNLNDSDFVMDDSHPLDPRKTIFVGGVPRPLRAIELAMIMDRLYGGVCYAGIDVDPELKYPKGAGRVAFSNQQSYIAAISARFVQLQHGDIDKRVEVKPYVLDDQLCDECHGGRCAGKFAPFFCANVTCLQYYCEQCWAIIHSRAGREFHKPLVKEGADRPRTVPFRW; from the exons ATGGCCGATTTCGGCCACACAACAAGATCACTTTCACCAGTTGAATACAACCACAGCGACTCCCGAACGGCTTCGCTTTTTTTCCCTGGGAATTTCAAGGAGAACCATTCAGACAACAAGAATTTTAAAAACGGTACATGCGAAGACTGTTTAGAAGAATCGCCGAAATCTAAAGCAATTTCTACGCAAGAAAACCCTGCTTTGGAGCAGACAAAACTTAACTTCTCAAGAGAGGCGGAAAACTCAATGTTTCACGATTTTGGGACTTCGACCACATTTTGGTCGCCTGCAAACGTAGAGGATGTTTTTGTACAGTCCGCAATTCCTCAACCAGTTAACGGGATTCATTTGCAGTCTAACACTCCTGTAATAACGCAGCGAGGAAGAATGAATGGACCAAACAACATCACAACAACAATGAACCATCAGCCAAGAAGACCAGTTCCTCTTAATTCACCATTTATAACGCAGACCAAATCTGTCCCAACTATGTCCAGTTTAGGGGGATGGAATCAACAAACACAATCCGTTTCAGGTTGGCCGTCACAACAACACAATTCCTGGGGAAATCGGCATTCAAACCACGCCATAAATGCAATAAATTTTCCACATGGACGCAGTTCTCGGCCATCTTCGTTAACGCTACCAAGTTCGTCTCGGAGAAATCACCGACCTAACCATGCACTTATGCCTCACTCAAGGTCGGCCATCTCCACACAAAGCATAACGCAAGGCCTACAAAGTCTAAGCTTATCAAGACAACCAGTGGACGGAACAATCCTAGACGATATTTCAAGCCTTGGCAACTCTCATGGCCAAAACAGTGAGCTTTCCAATTCACTCTACCCCTTCCAG GACTCTATGAAATTTCCATCGTTGGAAACACGTCTGCTGGACATAATTCGATCCCCATCGGATCCACCAGATAGCTTGAGCG CTTTCAAATATCATCTGCAGAAGAAAGGACTATCCCACGCAGGAG ATCAAATTGTTCCTTCAATATGGAATTGCTCACCCACTGCAGATCTGCCTGACCATATTGAGCGATACTCCAGAAAGGTGTTTGTTGGAGGGCTTCCCCCAGACATTGATGAAG ATGAAATTCACGCAAGTTTCTGCCGTTTTGGTAGTTTAACAGTTGACTGGCCTCACAAGGCAGAGAGCAAGTCTTATTTTCCACCAAAAG GCTACGCCTTTTTGTTGTACTTAGAGGAACAATCAGTTCAAAAGCTGATCGATGCCTGCTTCCAACAAGATGACAAACTGTACCTCTGTGTTTCCAGTCCCACCATCAAAGACAAACCA GTTCAAATCAGGCCTTGGAACTTGAATGACTCAGATTTTGTGATGGATGACTCGCATCCACTGGATCCCAGGAAAACCATATTTGTCGGTGGAGTGCCACGCCCTCTGAGGGCAATTGAATTGGCCATGATTATGGATCGACTGTATGGTGGAGTGTGCTACGCAGGCATTGATGTGGATCCGGAACTCAAATATCCCaaag gCGCTGGTCGAGTGGCGTTTTCTAACCAACAGAGCTACATTGCTGCAATCAGCGCCAGATTTGTGCAGCTACAACACGGTGACATCGATAAGAGA GTTGAAGTGAAACCATACGTGCTGGATGACCAGTTATGTGACGAGTGTCACGGTGGACGTTGTGCTGGCAAATTCGCGCCATTTTTTTGTGCCAACGTTACATGCCTGCAATACTACTGTGAACAATGTTGGGCGATAATTCATTCCAGAGCAGGCCGAGAATTCCATAAGCCTCTGGTGAAGGAGGGAGCTGATCGACCACGAACCGTTCCATTTCGGtggtaa